A genomic window from Bradyrhizobium sp. SK17 includes:
- the arsB gene encoding ACR3 family arsenite efflux transporter — protein sequence MSTFERYLTLWVALCIVAGVALGHVMPGAFQVIGAAEIAKVNLPVAVLIWLMVIPMLLKIDFAALGEVGRHWRGIGVTLFINWAIKPFSMALLGWLFIGYLFRPYLPAGQIDSYIAGLIILAAAPCTAMVFVWSNLTKGEPHFTLSQVALNDAIMVVAFAPIVGLLLGLSAITVPWGTLVLSVVLYIVIPVIIAQLIRRQLLATGGQTALDRLLARLGPVSLVALLATLVLLFGFQGEQIIAQPLVIALLAVPILIQVYFNASLAYLLNRLSGEQHCVAGPSALIGASNFFELAVAAAISLFGFQSGAALATVVGVLIEVPVMLTVVWIVNRSKGWYERGQTAPHVAKEAR from the coding sequence ATGTCCACATTTGAACGCTATCTCACCCTCTGGGTCGCTTTGTGCATTGTCGCCGGCGTCGCGCTCGGCCACGTCATGCCCGGCGCGTTTCAGGTGATCGGGGCTGCTGAGATCGCCAAGGTCAATCTGCCGGTCGCGGTGCTGATCTGGCTGATGGTCATCCCAATGCTGCTCAAGATCGATTTCGCCGCGCTCGGCGAAGTCGGCCGCCATTGGCGCGGGATCGGCGTCACCCTATTCATCAATTGGGCAATCAAGCCATTCTCGATGGCGCTGCTCGGCTGGCTGTTCATTGGCTACCTATTCCGACCGTACCTGCCGGCCGGCCAGATCGATAGCTACATTGCCGGACTCATCATCCTTGCCGCCGCGCCCTGTACCGCAATGGTGTTCGTCTGGTCCAACCTGACCAAGGGCGAACCGCACTTCACGCTGAGCCAGGTGGCGCTTAACGACGCGATCATGGTCGTGGCCTTTGCGCCGATTGTCGGTTTGCTGCTCGGGCTCTCCGCGATCACCGTGCCGTGGGGCACCCTCGTGCTGTCGGTGGTCCTCTATATCGTCATTCCGGTGATCATTGCGCAGCTTATCCGCCGCCAACTGCTGGCGACCGGCGGGCAAACCGCGCTCGATCGGCTGCTGGCTAGGCTCGGCCCCGTCTCCCTTGTGGCGTTGCTGGCAACGCTTGTGCTGCTGTTTGGCTTCCAGGGCGAACAGATCATCGCACAGCCGCTGGTGATCGCCCTGCTCGCCGTGCCGATCCTGATCCAGGTCTATTTCAATGCCAGCCTCGCCTACCTGCTGAACCGGCTTTCCGGCGAGCAGCACTGCGTCGCCGGCCCCTCCGCCCTGATCGGCGCCTCCAACTTCTTCGAGCTGGCGGTTGCCGCCGCCATCAGCCTGTTCGGTTTCCAGTCCGGCGCAGCCCTTGCGACCGTGGTCGGCGTGCTGATCGAAGTTCCGGTCATGCTGACCGTGGTCTGGATCGTCAATCGCTCGAAGGGTTGGTATGAGCGCGGCCAGACAGCGCCGCACGTCGCCAAAGAGGCGCGCTGA
- the arsC gene encoding arsenate reductase (glutaredoxin) (This arsenate reductase requires both glutathione and glutaredoxin to convert arsenate to arsenite, after which the efflux transporter formed by ArsA and ArsB can extrude the arsenite from the cell, providing resistance.), translating to MDVIIYHNPDCGTSRNTFALIRNAGVEPHVIEYLKTPPTRVMLVQLIARMAISTRGLLREKGTPYAVLGLGDPGLTDDQLLDAMLAHPILINRPIVVSPKGVRLCRPSEEVLDLLPRQLGEFIKEDGERVIDEHGRRVATA from the coding sequence ATGGACGTCATCATCTATCACAACCCCGATTGCGGCACCTCGCGCAATACGTTTGCGCTGATCCGCAATGCTGGCGTCGAGCCTCACGTCATCGAATATTTGAAGACGCCGCCGACCCGCGTGATGCTGGTCCAGCTCATCGCGCGGATGGCGATTTCCACGCGGGGCCTCCTGCGGGAAAAGGGTACGCCCTATGCCGTACTCGGTCTTGGCGATCCAGGCCTGACTGACGATCAGCTTCTCGACGCCATGCTCGCGCATCCGATCCTCATCAATCGCCCGATCGTCGTCAGCCCCAAGGGTGTGAGACTCTGCCGGCCGTCCGAAGAGGTCCTCGATCTGCTGCCGCGGCAATTGGGTGAGTTCATCAAGGAAGACGGTGAGCGGGTGATCGATGAGCACGGTCGCCGCGTCGCGACGGCTTGA
- a CDS encoding arsenate reductase ArsC produces the protein MTDRIYNVLFLCTGNSARSILAESILNKDGGGRFRAFSAGSQPKGTVNPFALKVLESFDYPAEGFRSKAWDEFATADAPVMDFVFTVCDNAAGEACPVWPGQPMTAHWGIEDPAAVEGTDIRKQAAFVAALRYLRNRISVFTALPIASLDQISLGTKLREIGRSEGATSPRDSAA, from the coding sequence GCATTTACAATGTCCTCTTCCTTTGCACCGGCAATTCGGCACGCTCGATCCTCGCCGAGAGCATTCTCAACAAGGATGGCGGCGGCCGCTTCCGTGCTTTCTCCGCCGGCAGCCAACCCAAGGGGACCGTCAATCCGTTCGCGCTGAAGGTGCTGGAGAGCTTCGACTATCCGGCCGAAGGCTTTCGATCGAAGGCCTGGGATGAGTTCGCGACGGCCGATGCGCCGGTGATGGATTTCGTGTTCACCGTTTGCGACAACGCCGCCGGTGAAGCATGCCCGGTGTGGCCCGGCCAGCCGATGACGGCGCATTGGGGGATCGAAGACCCAGCCGCGGTTGAAGGCACGGACATCCGGAAGCAAGCCGCCTTTGTCGCCGCCCTCCGCTATCTCAGGAACCGGATTTCGGTCTTTACTGCGCTGCCGATCGCCAGTCTCGACCAGATCTCTCTCGGTACGAAGCTGCGTGAAATCGGCCGGTCCGAAGGGGCGACCTCACCCCGCGACAGCGCGGCATGA